Within Pseudomonas cichorii, the genomic segment CACTCATACCGAGAATGGACAAAAGCGATAGGCTCCACAGTAGTTGCCTGGAAAATTTCAATACCTGCATGATTTACTCCCTGTTAAAGACTTCCTTAGAAAACTACGCCGGCCACCAAAGCCACATTGCTATACGGCTGGCATTCCCCGCTACGCACGATAGCCTTGGCGCTACGGCTCAAGACTTTCAATTCTTCATGACTCACCCAGCGCTGCTGGCCCAGTTGTTCATCAAGTGCCAGGGCCTCGATCACTCGCAGCCCCGGAGGCTGTACGTTCACCATCTCGCTGGCCAGCACATGGCTTTCGACCTGCATTTCCGACAGCACGACATCCAGCACACTGGCGAAATCCGGCACGCCCTGGGTCAAAGCCAGGTCGATCAGTTCGACACCCGCAGGCACGGGCATGCCGGCGTCGACGATCATGAGGATATCGCCATGCCCCAGTGAAGCAATCACACGGGACAAGGCAATATTGAGAAGAGGTGTCTTTTTCATGAGGCTTTGAATTCCTGCACTTCATCGAATGTCGGTATCGAAGGCTGAGCACCGGCACGGGTAACAGACAGTGCCGCCGCAACCTGAGCAAAACGGATCGCTTCGGACTCGCTCCTGCCTTGCGAAAGAGCCGAGGCAAAACCGCCGACAAAGGTATCACCTGCCGCGGTCGTATCAACAGCCTTCACCGGCTGCGCTGGCACGTGCTCAAAACCCTGGGCATTGGCCAGCAGGCTACCCTGCTCTCCCAATGTGATGATGACATTACGAGCCCCGGCCGCCAGCAGCGCTTTCGCCGCCTCCTGTGCCGACACAGG encodes:
- the rbsD gene encoding D-ribose pyranase codes for the protein MKKTPLLNIALSRVIASLGHGDILMIVDAGMPVPAGVELIDLALTQGVPDFASVLDVVLSEMQVESHVLASEMVNVQPPGLRVIEALALDEQLGQQRWVSHEELKVLSRSAKAIVRSGECQPYSNVALVAGVVF